The following nucleotide sequence is from Candidatus Magasanikbacteria bacterium RIFOXYB2_FULL_38_10.
CTACTCCCCGATAGTCATCATAAACAGAATCAAAAATTAAAGCGCGTAAGGGTTTGTCTAAAGCTCCTTTGGGCGAGGGTATAATTTCCACCACTTTTTGCAATATTTTTTCCACTCCTTCACCTGTTTTGGCAGAGACAGACAAAATGTCTTCTTCCTTGCAACCGATCAAATTAATTATTTCTTGTTTGGTTTCTACAATTTTGGCCGAAGGCAAATCAATTTTATTAATAACCGGAATAATGGTTAGATTTTGATCTAAGGCCAAGTAAAGATTGCCAATAGTCTGGGCTTGCACTCCTTGGGTGGCGTCAACAAGCAGGATGGCACCTTCTACGGCGGCGAGTGAACGTGAAACCTCATAATTAAAGTCCACGTGCCCGGGAGTATCAATTAAATTTAAAATATAATTTTTTCCCCGTAAGGTATAGTCCATTCTAACCGGAGTTAATTTAATGGTAATGCCGCGTTCACGTTCCAAGTCCATGGAATCCAAAATTTGCGCTTTCATTTCGCGCTTACTTACTGTTCCGGTAAATTCCAAAAGTCTGTCGGCTAAAGTTGATTTGCCGTGATCGATGTGGGCAATAATGCAGAAATTTCTGATATTATCCATAAAAAACAGTTTCTTTTTCAGTCCAACCATTTTACTTATTTATTTCGGAAACATCAAGGGCTACGGCGGGACGACGAATAAGTCTTTTTTTGATGACGTTAATAAAAATTTGCATTTCTTTATTTTTTAATAGTAATCCTACCAGAATATAAATTATTAATCCTCCCAGGCCGGCTAAGAGAGCTTGGCTTAAAATTCCTAGAAAAGTGTGGGTGTCTAAAAATACATCCCCAACCTGTTTTAAAGCTTGAACGGTTAACCCCATTAAGATTGCCGCTGCGCTCATTTTATATACCGCGGGCAAAATATTTGTTTCGTCAAGATTTTTTAAACGAATACGCAATAACACCCAAAGCAGAATAAAATTTACTAAATTTCCTAAAGAAAAAGCCAAGGCCAATCCTTCAACTCCAAAGTTACCTTTGGTAATTTGCCAAGCGACAATAATATTTAGACCTACGGAAATTAAACCGGAAATGAAAGGGGTAATTGTGTCTTCTAAAGCGTAAAAAGAGCGAGCCAAAAGAGGAATCAGCGATTGGGCAAAAAGGCTTAAAGTAAAAAAAGCCAACGTGTCTGAGGTTTTGATTGTGGCATCCCAATCAAAAGCTCCCGTTCCCAAAACCACGCGCACAATTTGCGCCCGCAACATTAAAAATAAAATCATTAAGGGAATGGTAAAAAATAAAATTTGCCGGGTGGTGGAAGAAAAAGTAGAAATAATTTTTTCTTTGTCTCCTTTGGCCGCCAGTTCCGAGAGTGTAGGAAAAGCCGCGACGGCAAAAGAAATGCCGATTAGTCCCAAAGGCAAAGATTGCAGATTAAAGGCATAATTGTAAACAGCTACACTGCCTACGGCCAAGGTTGAGGCAAAAACCGTCATTACAATGGCATTAAGCTGTCCAGCTGCTAAACCCAAGGTTCTGGGTATAATCAGTTTTATTACATTTAAAAGATTTTTATCTTTAAAATTGAATAGCCAAAAATAAGCATAACCGGCATGAAATAAAGATGGGAGTTGTATTAAAAAATGTAAAAGCGCTCCCAAAATTACTCCCCAAGCCAATCCCGCGTTGCCTAGTAAGGGTACAAAAATCACGGCTCCAATAATAATACCAACATTGTACATCATTGGCGAAAGGGAGTAGATGAAGAAATTTTTTAGGGACTGCAAAACTGCGCCCACTACCGTGGACAATCCTAAAAGTAAGGGGCTCAATAGCATGACGCGAGTCATTTTTATTGTCAG
It contains:
- a CDS encoding murein biosynthesis integral membrane protein MurJ, producing the protein MIWKKFFNSQTETVTGAAIILGATTLASRLLGFIRDRVLAHYFGAGDIVDVYYAAFKIPDLAYNLIILGAFSAGFIPIFSKLFNRSFLKNKKDEAWRLVNNAINTLGIFLIFLTIILIILAPLLVPLIAPGFSEEKLTLTIKMTRVMLLSPLLLGLSTVVGAVLQSLKNFFIYSLSPMMYNVGIIIGAVIFVPLLGNAGLAWGVILGALLHFLIQLPSLFHAGYAYFWLFNFKDKNLLNVIKLIIPRTLGLAAGQLNAIVMTVFASTLAVGSVAVYNYAFNLQSLPLGLIGISFAVAAFPTLSELAAKGDKEKIISTFSSTTRQILFFTIPLMILFLMLRAQIVRVVLGTGAFDWDATIKTSDTLAFFTLSLFAQSLIPLLARSFYALEDTITPFISGLISVGLNIIVAWQITKGNFGVEGLALAFSLGNLVNFILLWVLLRIRLKNLDETNILPAVYKMSAAAILMGLTVQALKQVGDVFLDTHTFLGILSQALLAGLGGLIIYILVGLLLKNKEMQIFINVIKKRLIRRPAVALDVSEINK